The Rubrobacter tropicus nucleotide sequence ACGACCAGGCTGCAGACGGAACGCTTCGGCGCCGTCCTCGCCGACCAACCTTTAGGCGGCCTGCTCGTCCACGCGGCGAACTCCGCGGCGCTGCTTTGGCACCCGGCATCTCACTACGGCTGCGTCAGGCCAGGCATCGCCGTCTACGGGCTGCACCCGGCGGGCGACAAAGGAGACCCTGCCGAAGAGGACCTGCGCCCGGCCATGTCCTTGAAGAGCTACGTCGCCGGCGTGCGGCGGCTCTCGCCGGGGGAAGGCGTGTCCTACGGGCTGACTTTTCGGGCCGGGGAGGCGACGTTTGCCGCGATCGTGCCGGTCGGGTACGCGGAGGGGTATCGGCGGTCGCTCTCGGGTGCCGCTTACGCCCTGATCCGGGGCGCGCGGAGGCCGCTTCTCGGGCGGGTTACCATGGACGCCTGCATCTTCGGGGTGGATGGTGGGGTGGAGGTTGGGGACGAGGTCGCGCTCGTCGGGGAGCAGGGCGCAGAAAAAGTGTCGGCCGAGGAGCTCGGGCGGCTCGGTGGCACGATAAACTACGAGATCACGACCGGGATCAACCCCCGGCGCGTCGAGAGGAGCTACACGGATGTTCGAGGGTCTTAACTGGAAGGCCGCCGCCCGCCGGTCGGCCATAGTAATCGGTATCTACATCGCCCTGTTCTACTTCTTGAGCGTCGCCTTCCCGAAGACCTTCGGCCTGGGCGACAGCGGTCAGGTGACGAGCCTCCTCATAAACGCCGTCATCTTCTTCTTCGTCTTCACGTTCGTCTACGCCTTCGTCGAGCGCAACAAGCAGCGCCGCATGGAACAACTCAAAAAGAAGCAGTCGGACAAGCCCGGCCGCCCGGAAGGTGAGTCGGAAGCCCCGAGCGCGCTG carries:
- the alr gene encoding alanine racemase produces the protein MEAVPPATRSRTRAEIDLGAVRHNVRALKSRANDARLMAVVKADAYGHGAAPVARAAVEAGADSLAVVTAEEGAELRRAGLKAPILVFTDLLPDKLLLARQHRLAVTAHSVESAKRVSSVPDLRAHLKVNTGMNRWGVEPAEVGEARGILGGQLAGIYTHFASADSDAETTRLQTERFGAVLADQPLGGLLVHAANSAALLWHPASHYGCVRPGIAVYGLHPAGDKGDPAEEDLRPAMSLKSYVAGVRRLSPGEGVSYGLTFRAGEATFAAIVPVGYAEGYRRSLSGAAYALIRGARRPLLGRVTMDACIFGVDGGVEVGDEVALVGEQGAEKVSAEELGRLGGTINYEITTGINPRRVERSYTDVRGS